From Alloacidobacterium dinghuense:
GCAGCAAGCAGCAATGCGATGATGGCGAACGCCAGCACGAGCGTCGAGGTGAAGTTGGCGTCGAGTGTGGATTTGCCAATGGATTGCTCCATGGTCAGCACATCGGAGACGGGAAGATTCGGGTCGAGCTGCGCCAACACCTTTTGAATAGGGAGCGCCAGTCCTGTGACATCCTGATCGGAGCGGACAGCGATCGACGACCACCACCATGGGCCGGAAAGAATGGGGAAGTACACCGTCGGGCCTGTTGGCTCCGTAAGGCTCCAAAGCGTGTCACCGACAACGCCGACGACTTCAAAGTCGGCATCTCCCCAAATGTTGGCGCGGATATGTTTGCCCAGTGGATTTTCGTTCGGGAAATACTGGCGTGCCAGGGACTGGTTGATGATCACACTTGATTGACCTGCCTTCAGCCTTTCGCGGTCTTCAAAAGCGCGCCCGCTCAATACCGGAATCCTGATCGCCTGAAAATAGCCCGGATCGACAGCGCGGAGCATCGCATTCAGGCCAACCTGAGTTCCGGCTGGGTATTCGAGGATGGAAAAGCTTGCGTCGCCGCCATAGCCCTGACCGGGCAGTGTAGTGGCGAGCCCTGCGGCTTTCACTCCGGGTATCGCATGCAACCGATCGAGAAGCTCTGAAAAGAAGGCGCTCTTCTTGGCATAGGTGTCGTATTGCACGTCTGACAGCGAGAACCGCATGGTAAGCACATTGCGTGTTTCGCAGCCGATGTCGAGCGAGCGCAATTTCTGGTAGCTCTTCAGCAATAGGCCTGCGGTTGTGAGCAGCACGACCGTGAACCCTACTTCGATCGTGAGCAGAATCTTTCTCAGCAAAGCGGTGGATGAGCCTGAACTGTTTGTGCGGGATGACTCCTGGAGCGATTCAAACAGCGGCCCGCGCAGGAACGAAAAGCCCGGAACCAGACCTGCAAGCATGCCGCCGAGTGCTATCATGCCCAGTCCAAAAAGAAGGATCGCGCCGTCGAAATGGACCGTGTCCACGCGGGCCAGGTCAGGACGCGTATGGATGAGCCATTGTGTCCCAAGCCATGCCAGGGGAAGACCGAGAGCGCCAGCGGCGATGGCGAGTACCAGGCTTTCCGTCATCTGCTCGCGCAACAACCGCATGCGGCTGCCACCGAGCGAAGCACGTATGGAAATTTCCTTTCGGCGAGAGGCCGATCGGGCCACCAACAGATTGGCTACGTTGAGGCAGGCAATCAGTAACACACACGTCGTTGCCGCGAGCAGGATGTAGAGCTGTGTCTTCGCATCATGCACCACGCCATAAGGTGCGGGTGGAGTAGCGGAAGTCGCGCCAGAAGTCATCGAAGAAATGCAAGGTGTTAAATTCCCACTCTTCTTCTCGCACTCGTCGCGGGCTGCCGAACTTGTCGCGGGCTGCCGAACTTGAGGTACGCTTGACGGCGGGCTTCTTCCGGGAGAGACCGCGAGCGATGTTCTCATCGATTTCGAGGACAATGTGCGCTTCGATTTCCAGCGCGAATTCGGCGTCGCGCCCGCGCCGTGTGAAAAATTTCCCGATGTTCACAGTCTTTCTCCCCTAGTCGAGGCTTTCGCCCATTACGCGCCCGATCGCTTCGACGATCTGACGCCAGCGGCCCGCTTCAGCTACCAGCTGTTTCCGGCCTGCAGCCGTCAGCTGGTAGAACTTCGCTTTGCGATTGTTCTCGCTTGCACCCCAGTAGGAAGAAACCCAGCGGCGATCTTCAAGGCGATGAAGGGCTGGATAGAGTGAACCTTGCTCCACGTCGAGCACATTCTCCGATGTGTGCTCGATGACGTGGGCTATGGTGTGACCGTGGGCGGGCCCCATGACCAGCGTGCGCAGGATCAGCATGTCGAGCGTGCCCTTCAGCATGTCGACGTCTGTCGGCTTTTTTGTTCCATCCATGATTCGCGGTTCATCCTCTCCACTCGAATTTCTATGGAAGAAGACTATACACCACTCGAAGTTCTATGGGAAAGGGTTTTGGGGCAGGGCCGTAGACGGGGTCCGGGGTCATGGGACTTTGCATCTCGGTCAAAAAGTCTCTCGAAAGAATTTCTGAGACAAACCACCTGCGGTATGCTTTCTTAGCGAGGGAGATCATGCCTAAGGGTGGGTTGCGAATCGCATTCTTCTGCATGCTGGTTGTTTCAACCGTTTCTGTCTGCTATGCGCAGGCGACGGCTACTATGCCGCCCGATTATCGCGGTGTTTCGGTGCGTATTCCCGGCGTCTTTGTCACGCCGGTTCCTGATGCGCCATTTTCTGCCACCGTCGAGATTGTTTCCAAGCAGAAGCTGGAGGCTGGCTCCTTCAATATCCGAACTACGACAAACCACGTAGCCCGCGATGCAGCGGGACGCATCTACAACGAGCGCAGGCAACTGGTTTCAACGTCTTTCAAGGGCGATCCAATCCTGCTGTCAGCGCATATCTATGATCCGGCAACGCGCACGAGT
This genomic window contains:
- a CDS encoding FtsX-like permease family protein — protein: MTSGATSATPPAPYGVVHDAKTQLYILLAATTCVLLIACLNVANLLVARSASRRKEISIRASLGGSRMRLLREQMTESLVLAIAAGALGLPLAWLGTQWLIHTRPDLARVDTVHFDGAILLFGLGMIALGGMLAGLVPGFSFLRGPLFESLQESSRTNSSGSSTALLRKILLTIEVGFTVVLLTTAGLLLKSYQKLRSLDIGCETRNVLTMRFSLSDVQYDTYAKKSAFFSELLDRLHAIPGVKAAGLATTLPGQGYGGDASFSILEYPAGTQVGLNAMLRAVDPGYFQAIRIPVLSGRAFEDRERLKAGQSSVIINQSLARQYFPNENPLGKHIRANIWGDADFEVVGVVGDTLWSLTEPTGPTVYFPILSGPWWWSSIAVRSDQDVTGLALPIQKVLAQLDPNLPVSDVLTMEQSIGKSTLDANFTSTLVLAFAIIALLLAAVGLYGVLSYLATQRTSEIGIRIALGAQRSSVVRLLLFDGLTPAWIGLVLGLTGSGFTVQLIRNMLYGAQPLDWTIFTAVAMLLLLVAATACAIPAWRASRLDPLQALRME
- a CDS encoding permease prefix domain 1-containing protein: MNIGKFFTRRGRDAEFALEIEAHIVLEIDENIARGLSRKKPAVKRTSSSAARDKFGSPRRVREEEWEFNTLHFFDDFWRDFRYSTRTLWRGA
- a CDS encoding PadR family transcriptional regulator, giving the protein MDGTKKPTDVDMLKGTLDMLILRTLVMGPAHGHTIAHVIEHTSENVLDVEQGSLYPALHRLEDRRWVSSYWGASENNRKAKFYQLTAAGRKQLVAEAGRWRQIVEAIGRVMGESLD